A section of the Zavarzinella sp. genome encodes:
- a CDS encoding DUF3656 domain-containing protein yields the protein MAENILPKIELLAPAGNWDALRAACANGANAVYFGLDRFNARHRATNFSLEELPSVMAFLHQRNVLGFVTLNTLIFSDELEDVLEYAQQLHENHVDAVIVQDVGLAWLLAVTFPNLHVHASTQMTLSERRGVQFVHQHLGIRRVVLARELSISEISKISQDAPEVPTEVFIHGALCVAYSGQCLTSEALGGRSANRGQCAQACRLPYDMLVDGEVRDLGDRAYLLSPQDLAGYDQVAELIQAGVISFKIEGRLKSAEYVAATTSTYRSAIDHACRDEKFQLSPAAKHDLDLTFSRGFTPGFLHGPKHQELVAGQFPKSRGAFVGTTIRKSQRGIVVQLKNDENSFLKPGAGIVFDLGKPQEKEPGGYIQNIRKLGENTVEITIESPHFDPKTVPLGAKVWQTADPEVRNRLLSTFQQDIPYYRLPLDFHLHGRLAGELTLTATTPDATASCMWVGPLEPARNQPTTQEMIVQQLSRLGDTPYQLGACTTDLPEQVMVPKSVLNQLRREVIDKIQKSSQTIANKEVTKPDSLLKEKRSEIFQNLGNKIPSESSYLCVHVRTLEQLQAVVDHQPATVYCDFEDVRQYREAVSIARGAKVPIGLATLRIIKPGEEGLLKTIAQLEPDYVLIRNLAGLSYYREHTPHLALVGDFSLNIANEMTAAFFMQHGLTRIVPSYDMNWEQFAAMAKRCPPEWLEPVIHQHMPMFHMEHCVFAAFLSTGNDWRDCGRPCDSHRLDLQDRTGALFPVTPDTGCRNTVHNAVAQSAAEYVSRMQGLGIIRFRIDLLRENAAQSVELVRTYQKVLSGGDGRTVWKQLQAMNQLGVTRGTLNLL from the coding sequence GTGGCAGAAAATATCCTTCCAAAGATTGAGTTGTTAGCTCCCGCTGGGAATTGGGATGCCCTGCGTGCAGCCTGTGCCAATGGGGCAAATGCTGTCTATTTTGGGTTGGATCGGTTCAATGCACGCCACCGTGCCACCAATTTTTCCCTCGAAGAATTACCCAGTGTCATGGCATTTTTGCACCAGCGAAATGTGCTGGGATTTGTGACACTCAACACGTTAATTTTCAGCGATGAACTGGAAGATGTGCTGGAATACGCCCAGCAATTGCATGAAAATCATGTCGATGCCGTGATCGTGCAGGATGTGGGGCTGGCATGGCTACTTGCCGTTACATTTCCCAATCTACATGTCCATGCCTCTACCCAGATGACTTTGTCCGAGCGACGTGGGGTACAATTTGTGCACCAGCACCTGGGAATCCGAAGAGTTGTACTTGCTAGAGAGCTTTCCATTTCCGAAATTAGCAAAATCTCCCAGGATGCTCCCGAAGTGCCCACGGAAGTTTTTATTCATGGTGCGTTGTGTGTCGCTTATTCTGGCCAATGCCTGACCAGTGAGGCATTGGGCGGACGCAGTGCGAACCGTGGGCAATGTGCCCAGGCATGCCGCTTGCCATATGACATGCTGGTCGATGGAGAAGTTCGCGATCTGGGAGATCGGGCTTATTTGCTCAGCCCACAGGATCTGGCAGGCTACGATCAGGTGGCAGAACTGATCCAGGCGGGGGTGATCAGCTTCAAAATTGAGGGCCGTCTGAAAAGTGCTGAATACGTCGCTGCAACCACTTCAACTTACCGTTCGGCAATCGACCACGCCTGTCGCGATGAAAAGTTTCAATTATCCCCAGCCGCAAAACACGACCTAGACCTGACTTTTTCTCGTGGCTTTACCCCAGGGTTTCTGCATGGTCCGAAACATCAGGAACTGGTGGCAGGTCAATTTCCCAAAAGTCGGGGTGCGTTTGTGGGAACAACCATCCGCAAGTCCCAGCGTGGCATTGTAGTTCAGTTAAAAAATGATGAGAATTCTTTCCTGAAACCGGGCGCTGGCATCGTTTTCGATCTGGGCAAACCACAGGAAAAAGAACCAGGTGGGTATATTCAGAACATACGCAAACTAGGCGAAAATACTGTTGAAATCACCATTGAATCCCCTCATTTTGACCCAAAAACGGTACCTTTGGGTGCAAAAGTATGGCAAACTGCCGACCCGGAAGTTCGCAATCGCCTTCTGAGTACTTTTCAACAGGATATTCCCTATTACCGACTGCCGCTGGATTTTCACCTGCATGGTCGACTGGCCGGTGAGTTAACTCTCACCGCAACAACTCCTGATGCTACAGCTAGTTGCATGTGGGTAGGGCCACTCGAACCTGCACGTAACCAGCCCACCACCCAGGAGATGATTGTGCAACAGCTTTCTCGGTTGGGTGATACGCCCTACCAGCTAGGTGCGTGCACAACCGACCTGCCAGAACAGGTGATGGTGCCCAAAAGTGTACTAAACCAATTGCGGCGCGAGGTAATAGACAAAATTCAAAAATCTTCGCAAACTATTGCCAATAAAGAGGTTACGAAACCAGATTCATTACTGAAAGAAAAAAGATCCGAAATTTTTCAAAATTTAGGGAACAAAATTCCATCTGAATCGTCTTACTTATGTGTACACGTACGTACACTGGAGCAATTGCAGGCCGTGGTGGATCATCAACCTGCCACAGTCTACTGCGATTTTGAAGATGTCCGTCAATATCGCGAGGCCGTCTCCATCGCACGTGGGGCAAAGGTTCCAATTGGATTAGCAACATTGCGGATCATCAAACCAGGAGAAGAAGGTTTACTGAAAACGATCGCCCAACTGGAACCCGATTATGTTCTGATCAGGAATCTGGCCGGTCTTTCGTACTATCGCGAACATACTCCCCACCTGGCGTTAGTGGGCGATTTTTCGTTGAACATTGCCAACGAAATGACCGCTGCATTTTTCATGCAGCACGGTTTGACACGAATTGTGCCCAGCTACGACATGAACTGGGAGCAGTTTGCTGCCATGGCGAAGCGGTGCCCTCCAGAATGGCTGGAACCTGTCATCCACCAGCACATGCCAATGTTTCATATGGAACACTGCGTGTTCGCGGCGTTTTTATCCACAGGAAACGATTGGCGAGACTGTGGGCGGCCCTGCGACAGCCACCGATTGGATCTGCAGGATCGCACCGGGGCATTATTTCCGGTAACTCCAGACACAGGGTGCCGCAATACGGTGCACAATGCTGTTGCCCAGTCTGCTGCAGAATATGTCAGCCGCATGCAGGGCCTGGGCATCATAAGGTTTCGCATCGACCTGCTGCGAGAAAATGCAGCACAGTCTGTGGAACTGGTACGCACTTACCAGAAGGTATTATCAGGTGGCGACGGCCGCACCGTCTGGAAGCAGCTCCAGGCGATGAACCAACTCGGCGTCACCCGCGGCACGTTGAATTTATTGTGA
- a CDS encoding DUF1553 domain-containing protein — protein sequence MHRLFSHFFLISLVTIASISTVRAVDFNREIKPILAKNCYACHGPDDESRAASLRLDQFADATKARKKGAAIVPKAPDKSRIIHRIDDQNDPMPPEETGNHLTPKEIQLLKDWIASGAEYTPHWAFVAPKKAEPITLKDPNWAANPVDTFVGQQLEEAGIRLGPPEDPNVLLRRLSLDIRGIPPSIEELNQFAADSSPDAYAKMVQQFLSSPRYGERWARVWLDLARYADSAGYGSDPLRLNMWQYRDWVIRALNDNLPYDQLTTWQLAGDLLPEPSMAQRVATAFHRNTMTNTEGGTDDEEFRIAAVKDRVDTTFQVWMGLSVGCAKCHNHKFDPVSQKEYYQLFAIFNQTADADRGDESPLMPVISETDRTLIEQIDQQVAAKQTQLKALAKTKQVDFEQWLQNFTAYTHNLPKSAHSPKLMPTQNKPVITIMSGPLQQLDGVVLQHSENAIVKSVDLETDPVAQKVKARKLRIEIPAKGTFLSLAEVQVLSGGKNVALTGTAMQSSTDYGGVAKRAIDGNTDGTYTNNSVSHTARDNNPWWEVAWNNDQEIDSITVWNRLDGVGDRLAPYRINLYDGNNKVIWSKDFTNAPNPKQEISVAKQSGLQVAEIIPGKYLNPPQPKITVVLFQQPLTIVSDKNLTIRVHATGDLASTVSPLQKSTISTRRALTVDLRNAINLALAQKHAPSITLLQDHFLKSLPEAIQITSEIARLEASKPKPTMLPIMQELPKTKQRTTKVMVKGDFMNLGEKVEPGLLSAFHHTEQKSPTRLELAQWLTDRNNPLTARVAVNRIWAKIFGQGLVVTEEDFGNQGDLPTHQKLLDWLAVEYFDSGWDTKKLITLLVTSSTYCQSSRVENDLQAKDPDNKLYWRSPRYRLDAETVRDQALALSGLLSQKIGGPSVYPPQPNGLWQAAFNGQRNYPTSMGEDRYRRGLYTIWRRTIPNPAMTTFDAPSREICSVRRIRTNTPLQAFVTLNDPVYVEAALGMAVNIHATSSDPKTWIQTALQQTTSRPATEVQTAALLKLYTTELERFSKDAEARKTWLNQAPAHLRTTAADSAQIAALALVCNVVLNLDAVLTR from the coding sequence ATGCATCGACTATTCTCCCACTTTTTTCTGATATCTCTGGTAACGATTGCTTCCATCAGCACCGTGCGTGCGGTGGATTTTAATCGAGAAATCAAACCAATCCTGGCAAAAAACTGCTACGCTTGCCATGGCCCGGATGATGAAAGCCGGGCAGCATCGTTGCGGCTGGATCAGTTTGCAGATGCCACGAAGGCCCGAAAGAAAGGTGCGGCGATTGTGCCCAAGGCACCAGATAAAAGTCGAATCATCCATCGTATTGATGATCAGAATGATCCCATGCCACCAGAGGAAACGGGTAATCACCTGACACCAAAAGAAATCCAATTATTGAAAGACTGGATTGCCAGTGGTGCAGAATATACCCCGCACTGGGCATTTGTGGCGCCGAAAAAGGCCGAGCCAATTACATTGAAAGATCCCAACTGGGCAGCAAACCCTGTTGATACTTTTGTGGGTCAGCAATTGGAAGAAGCTGGAATTCGACTTGGACCTCCAGAAGACCCAAATGTGTTGTTGCGACGGCTTAGCCTCGATATCCGAGGTATTCCCCCTTCTATTGAAGAACTGAATCAATTTGCTGCAGACAGTTCCCCTGATGCCTATGCAAAGATGGTGCAGCAGTTTCTTTCTTCACCACGTTATGGCGAACGCTGGGCACGCGTTTGGCTGGATCTGGCACGTTATGCCGATTCGGCGGGCTATGGTTCCGACCCACTTCGGCTGAACATGTGGCAGTACCGCGATTGGGTAATTCGTGCATTAAACGACAATCTTCCGTACGATCAACTGACTACCTGGCAACTGGCTGGGGACCTTTTGCCTGAACCTTCAATGGCACAGCGTGTAGCAACTGCTTTTCACCGCAATACGATGACCAACACCGAAGGTGGTACTGATGATGAAGAGTTTCGGATTGCTGCGGTAAAAGATCGTGTGGATACCACTTTCCAGGTGTGGATGGGCCTTTCTGTGGGCTGCGCCAAATGCCACAACCATAAATTTGATCCTGTCAGCCAGAAAGAATACTACCAACTGTTTGCAATCTTCAACCAGACTGCTGACGCCGACCGTGGCGATGAAAGCCCTCTGATGCCGGTCATTAGTGAAACAGATCGTACACTGATCGAGCAGATTGACCAGCAGGTTGCAGCAAAACAAACACAGTTAAAGGCACTAGCAAAGACGAAACAAGTCGATTTTGAACAGTGGCTTCAAAATTTTACTGCCTACACGCACAACCTGCCAAAATCAGCGCACTCCCCAAAACTGATGCCAACGCAGAACAAGCCAGTAATCACAATCATGAGTGGCCCACTTCAACAACTTGATGGAGTCGTGCTGCAACATTCTGAAAATGCAATAGTCAAATCGGTGGATTTGGAAACCGATCCTGTGGCTCAAAAAGTGAAAGCAAGAAAGTTACGGATTGAGATTCCCGCCAAAGGAACATTCCTATCACTGGCGGAAGTTCAGGTGCTTAGTGGTGGGAAGAATGTGGCATTGACAGGTACAGCAATGCAGTCCAGTACCGATTACGGTGGTGTGGCGAAACGGGCAATCGATGGAAATACTGATGGGACTTATACCAATAACTCAGTTTCCCACACGGCTCGAGATAATAACCCATGGTGGGAGGTTGCCTGGAATAACGATCAGGAAATTGATTCGATTACTGTCTGGAATCGCCTGGATGGGGTGGGAGATCGATTAGCACCTTATCGAATCAATCTGTATGATGGCAACAATAAAGTAATCTGGTCGAAAGATTTCACGAACGCACCCAATCCCAAGCAGGAAATTTCAGTTGCAAAGCAGAGTGGATTACAGGTTGCAGAAATTATACCTGGAAAGTATCTCAACCCACCACAGCCGAAGATTACAGTGGTGCTGTTTCAGCAACCACTGACGATTGTATCTGACAAGAATCTGACGATTCGTGTGCATGCAACAGGTGATCTTGCCAGCACTGTTTCGCCGTTGCAGAAATCAACTATTTCTACACGTCGAGCTTTGACTGTGGATCTTCGGAATGCAATAAATCTGGCACTAGCTCAGAAACATGCCCCAAGTATTACGTTGTTGCAAGACCACTTCCTTAAGAGTCTTCCAGAAGCAATTCAGATCACCAGTGAAATTGCTCGCCTGGAAGCCAGTAAGCCAAAACCTACGATGTTGCCCATCATGCAGGAATTGCCAAAGACAAAACAACGTACCACTAAGGTGATGGTAAAGGGCGACTTTATGAACCTGGGAGAAAAAGTAGAACCGGGTCTATTATCTGCTTTTCATCACACAGAACAAAAATCACCCACGCGGCTGGAGCTGGCACAATGGTTGACAGATCGCAATAATCCACTGACTGCACGAGTGGCAGTCAATCGGATCTGGGCAAAGATTTTTGGACAGGGTTTAGTGGTGACTGAGGAAGATTTTGGTAACCAGGGTGACCTGCCCACGCACCAGAAGCTTCTGGATTGGCTGGCAGTGGAATACTTCGATTCCGGCTGGGATACCAAGAAGCTCATTACTTTACTGGTTACGTCGAGCACTTACTGCCAATCTTCTCGGGTGGAGAATGATTTACAGGCGAAAGATCCAGACAACAAACTTTATTGGCGAAGCCCACGTTACCGGCTGGATGCAGAAACGGTGCGAGACCAGGCATTGGCACTTTCCGGATTGCTCAGCCAGAAAATTGGTGGGCCTTCTGTTTATCCTCCACAGCCGAATGGATTATGGCAGGCTGCATTCAATGGTCAGCGAAATTATCCGACTAGCATGGGAGAAGATCGATATCGACGTGGGCTTTATACAATCTGGCGTCGAACAATTCCCAACCCAGCAATGACTACCTTTGACGCACCCAGCCGTGAAATCTGTAGCGTACGTCGCATTCGAACCAACACACCATTGCAGGCATTTGTCACGTTGAATGATCCAGTATATGTTGAAGCTGCTTTGGGTATGGCAGTGAATATTCACGCTACTTCCAGCGATCCAAAAACCTGGATTCAGACGGCCTTGCAACAGACAACATCCCGCCCCGCAACGGAAGTTCAGACTGCTGCATTGCTGAAGTTATACACCACTGAACTGGAACGATTTTCGAAGGATGCCGAAGCCAGAAAAACATGGCTGAATCAGGCACCTGCTCATCTGCGTACAACAGCCGCAGATTCTGCTCAGATCGCTGCACTGGCACTGGTGTGTAACGTGGTTCTGAATCTCGATGCGGTACTCACACGATAA
- a CDS encoding DUF1501 domain-containing protein, whose amino-acid sequence MNPHIDYTQFHTRRHLLGSAAVGIGGIAAATLLGKQLHAEDEQSNNPLAPRKPHYPAKAKSVIYLHMSGAPPQQDTFDYKPKLVKLNMKPCPDEFLKDRRFAFIKGHPVLLGTPYKFAQHGQSGAWVSEHLPNIAKHVDDMAFLRGMYTDQFNHAPAELYLFTGSPRNGNASMGSWITYGLGTTNQNLPGFVVLISGGTDPTGGKAVWSTGFLPGVFQGVQCRSVGDPILYANNPSGVDRETRRRTLDALQQLNQLELQEYGDPETKTRIEQYELAFRMQMAVPDVMDFKSETKQTLEMYGAQPGQASFANNCLLARRLIERGVRFVQLFDWGWDIHGTGKGDDLMNHMPNKCKQVDQPIGALLADLKRTGLLKDTLVVWSGEFGRTSMNEARGGSKFLGRDHHPNCFTTWMAGAGIKPGVSYGATDELGYAITEGKTSVHDFQATILHLLGLDPWKFRYPYLGLQQRLIGPEGTCEIRKEILS is encoded by the coding sequence ATGAATCCACATATTGATTACACACAGTTTCACACCCGCAGACACTTGCTGGGAAGTGCCGCAGTTGGCATTGGGGGAATCGCTGCCGCCACATTGCTTGGCAAACAACTTCATGCTGAGGATGAACAGTCCAACAATCCGCTGGCACCCAGAAAGCCACATTATCCCGCTAAGGCAAAATCGGTCATCTACCTGCACATGTCTGGTGCACCACCACAGCAGGATACGTTTGATTACAAGCCCAAGCTGGTGAAGTTGAATATGAAACCATGTCCTGATGAATTTTTGAAGGACAGGCGGTTTGCTTTCATTAAAGGCCACCCCGTCTTGCTGGGAACACCGTACAAATTTGCCCAGCACGGCCAAAGTGGTGCCTGGGTCAGTGAGCATTTGCCGAATATCGCAAAACATGTTGACGACATGGCATTTTTGCGCGGGATGTATACCGATCAATTCAACCACGCACCAGCAGAGCTATATTTATTCACTGGTTCCCCACGCAATGGGAATGCGTCCATGGGCTCGTGGATCACGTATGGCCTGGGTACCACCAACCAGAACCTTCCCGGTTTTGTTGTGTTGATTTCTGGTGGTACTGATCCCACAGGTGGGAAAGCAGTCTGGAGCACAGGTTTCCTGCCCGGAGTATTTCAAGGTGTTCAGTGTCGCAGCGTGGGTGATCCCATTCTCTATGCCAACAATCCCTCTGGAGTTGATCGAGAAACCCGTCGTCGCACATTAGATGCACTGCAACAACTCAATCAACTCGAGTTGCAGGAGTATGGAGATCCAGAGACAAAAACACGTATCGAACAATACGAACTGGCATTTCGAATGCAGATGGCCGTGCCTGATGTGATGGATTTTAAATCTGAAACGAAACAGACACTTGAGATGTATGGTGCCCAACCGGGACAGGCGAGCTTTGCTAACAACTGCCTGCTGGCACGTCGCCTGATTGAACGTGGGGTGCGATTTGTGCAACTGTTCGACTGGGGCTGGGACATTCACGGAACGGGTAAAGGTGACGACTTAATGAACCACATGCCCAATAAGTGCAAACAGGTTGATCAGCCGATCGGTGCGTTGCTTGCCGATCTGAAACGAACAGGACTGCTCAAAGATACCCTCGTCGTATGGAGCGGCGAGTTCGGCAGAACTTCGATGAATGAGGCACGCGGGGGATCGAAGTTTCTCGGTCGCGACCACCATCCTAACTGCTTTACCACCTGGATGGCGGGTGCAGGCATTAAACCGGGTGTTTCTTATGGTGCTACCGATGAGCTTGGCTACGCGATTACGGAAGGAAAAACATCTGTACACGATTTTCAGGCAACGATTCTACATTTACTTGGTCTGGATCCCTGGAAATTCCGCTATCCCTACCTGGGTTTGCAGCAACGCCTAATTGGTCCAGAAGGAACATGTGAAATCCGTAAGGAAATCTTGTCGTGA
- a CDS encoding serine/threonine-protein kinase, translated as MSNLVSVDDQLAALLEEMLAQRDAGVVINLDEYVQRLPEQEAEIRSLWATAQFAGFFAGTLSSHATGQTEQVQGIPERDNIPQQLSGDYQIIRELGTGGMGVVYLARQRSLGRLVALKMMRDNRLSSPTDRARFRAEAAAVAQLKHPNIVTVFEVGEHQGIPWIVMEYVDGVTLGKRLTHGPLPQREAARIVSMIAKALQHAHEIGILHRDLKPNNILLPVLTQTEDSSTSPTSSEVQSIKIVDFGLAKQLSVTEGTTQWRTQTGAIVGTPGYMSPEQAQGKRELTAAADIYALGAILYECLTGRPPFQAATPIDALLMVLEQEPVPPRLLTSGIDRELELICMKCLQKIPTHRYPTAAALANDLDAYLTGEALSSRPSGVRYFLMRLFSETHHVDVLKNWGLLWIWHSLATFLLCLLTQVMYWQNIRSHSAYLILWTVGLVTWGTILWKLRRRAGPVLFVERQIAHAWAAGVCASIGMFIIEVLEKAPVLSLSPAMAISAGMVFVFKAGILSGRFYVTAITMFATAAVMPLFPNFNILLFGISTALCFLIPGLKYYRIQRNLPKLTLRSG; from the coding sequence GTGAGCAATCTTGTTTCTGTGGATGATCAATTGGCAGCGTTGCTGGAAGAAATGCTTGCCCAGCGAGATGCTGGCGTAGTGATCAATCTCGATGAATATGTGCAACGGCTTCCAGAACAGGAAGCAGAGATTCGCAGTCTGTGGGCGACAGCACAGTTTGCAGGTTTTTTTGCTGGCACCCTTTCGAGCCATGCCACAGGACAAACAGAACAAGTACAGGGTATACCAGAACGAGACAATATTCCCCAGCAATTATCGGGAGACTATCAGATCATCCGTGAACTCGGCACGGGTGGAATGGGTGTCGTCTATCTTGCTCGGCAGCGCTCTCTGGGAAGACTGGTCGCCTTGAAAATGATGCGGGATAATCGACTCTCTTCACCCACGGATCGTGCCAGATTTCGTGCGGAGGCCGCTGCAGTTGCCCAGTTGAAACACCCGAACATTGTTACCGTTTTTGAAGTGGGTGAACACCAGGGAATCCCCTGGATCGTCATGGAATATGTGGACGGTGTCACGCTTGGCAAACGATTGACACACGGGCCACTGCCACAACGCGAAGCGGCCCGCATTGTCAGCATGATAGCCAAAGCCCTTCAGCATGCCCACGAGATTGGGATCCTACACCGTGATTTGAAACCCAATAACATTCTGCTGCCAGTATTAACGCAAACCGAAGACTCTTCAACCTCTCCCACCAGTTCGGAAGTGCAGTCGATCAAAATTGTGGATTTTGGGTTGGCGAAACAGCTTTCTGTTACAGAAGGTACCACGCAGTGGCGAACGCAAACTGGTGCCATTGTGGGTACTCCCGGTTATATGTCGCCAGAACAGGCCCAAGGTAAACGCGAACTGACTGCTGCTGCGGATATCTATGCATTGGGTGCCATTCTGTATGAATGCCTGACTGGTCGCCCCCCATTTCAGGCAGCAACCCCGATTGATGCATTATTGATGGTGCTGGAACAGGAACCTGTACCACCACGATTGCTGACCAGTGGTATTGATCGGGAATTAGAACTGATCTGCATGAAATGTTTGCAGAAGATTCCCACCCACCGTTATCCGACAGCGGCAGCCCTGGCAAACGATCTGGATGCCTATCTGACTGGGGAGGCACTTTCTTCCCGCCCCAGTGGGGTACGCTATTTTTTGATGCGTCTGTTCAGCGAAACCCACCATGTCGATGTGTTGAAGAACTGGGGCTTGCTTTGGATCTGGCACAGCCTGGCAACATTTTTACTTTGCCTGCTCACCCAGGTAATGTACTGGCAGAATATCCGCAGCCATTCCGCCTATCTGATTCTCTGGACAGTCGGGTTAGTCACCTGGGGAACCATTCTCTGGAAACTTCGCCGGCGGGCAGGTCCGGTACTGTTTGTCGAGCGGCAAATTGCCCACGCCTGGGCAGCGGGGGTATGTGCCAGTATTGGCATGTTTATTATTGAAGTGCTGGAAAAGGCACCAGTTCTCAGTCTCTCACCTGCGATGGCGATTTCTGCAGGGATGGTCTTCGTTTTCAAAGCGGGCATCTTATCTGGTCGGTTTTATGTTACGGCAATCACCATGTTTGCCACAGCTGCTGTCATGCCGCTGTTTCCCAACTTTAACATTCTCCTGTTTGGAATTTCCACTGCACTCTGTTTTCTGATTCCCGGTCTGAAGTATTATCGCATTCAGCGTAACTTACCCAAACTTACCCTGAGGTCCGGCTAA